One window from the genome of Amaranthus tricolor cultivar Red isolate AtriRed21 chromosome 9, ASM2621246v1, whole genome shotgun sequence encodes:
- the LOC130823353 gene encoding uncharacterized protein LOC130823353 has product MASNDDDELKGAWYFGSNAYDSQSSSSSDEEPQEIDAQQIEQQDQRKPRLTNELRHVNLHEMLSLKVSDSLPHGTFVRIANKYGYTPRSIRNLWKRAIETKEENKPYVVDSKYKNCGRKRVQVPPNVLESKPMGERTCIRDVATCLDLAPTTVWRLIRRGVIKAHSNPLHPYLTDANKASRVELILSLIQEDTIHRHPMYKGMYDFIHIDEKWFYLTKKTQRVYLAHKEKIPYRAGKSSKFIPKAMFLGAVARPTWNQYGQCTFDGKIRIFPFVSRVAAQRNSINRPKGSIEIKPTDSVTQEVYRSMLIEQLIPAILRKWPSDGPSIIFIQQDNARVHITNDDPIWQQNNSKNGVKMRNEQGIKAKKAMEESQRRERKQRLLLGRGSRIY; this is encoded by the exons ATGGCTTCAAATGATGACGATGAGCTAAAGGGGGCTTGGTATTTTGGATCAAATGCATACGATTCACAGTCAAGCTCCAGTTCTGACGAGGAACCACAAGAAATTGAtgcacaacaaatagaacaacAAGATCAACGTAAACCAAGGCTTACAAACGAGTTGAGGCATGTCAATTTACATGAAATGTTGTCACTTAAAGTAAGTGACTCACTCCCACATGGTACATTCGTACGAATAGCAAACAAATACGGTTACACACCAAGATCAATTCGAAACTTATGGAAACGTGCAATTGAAACCAAAGAAGAAAACAAGCCTTATGTTGTCGATTCAAAGTACAAGAATTGTGGAAGAAAAAGAGTTCAAGTGCCACCAAACGTACTTGAATCAAAACCAATGGGTGAACGTACATGCATAAGAGATGTTGCAACATGCTTAGACTTGGCACCAACAACGGTTTGGCGATTGATACGAAGGGGGGTGATTAAGGCACATTCAAATCCATTACACCCTTATTTAACGGATGCAAACAAGGCAAGTAGGGTTGAGTTGATTTTAAGTCTCATTCAAGAAGATACAATTCATCGTCATCCAATGTATAAAGGTATGTATGACTTCATACATATTGatgaaaaatggttttacttaacCAAGAAGACACAAAGAGTTTATCTAGCACACAAAGAAAAAATTCCATATAGAGCGGGAAAGTcatcaaaattcattccaaaagCCATGTTTTTAGGGGCGGTTGCAAGGCCTACATGGAATCAATATGGCCAATGCACATTTGATGGGAAAATCAGAATTTTCCCTTTCGTAAGTAGGGTTgcagcacaaagaaattcaattAACCGTCCAAAGGGGTCTATAGAAATTAAACCAACTGATTCAGTTACTCAGGAAGTTTATAGGAGCATGCTCATAGAACAATTAATTCCAgcaattcttagaaaatggccAAGTGATGGTCCATCGATAATTTTCATccaacaagataatgcaagggTTCACATAACAAATGATGATCCAATTTGGCAACAAAACAACAG TAAAAATGGAGTaaaaatgaggaatgaacaggGGATAAAAGCTAAGAAAGCCATGGAAGAAAGtcaaagaagagagagaaagcaaCGACTTCTTTTGGGGAGAGGAAgcagaatatattga